From a single Mus caroli chromosome X, CAROLI_EIJ_v1.1, whole genome shotgun sequence genomic region:
- the LOC110286736 gene encoding LOW QUALITY PROTEIN: la-related protein 1-like (The sequence of the model RefSeq protein was modified relative to this genomic sequence to represent the inferred CDS: inserted 3 bases in 2 codons; deleted 2 bases in 2 codons; substituted 1 base at 1 genomic stop codon): MKEQEKGDGSDSKESPKTKSDESGEEKNGDEDCQXGGQKKKGSKHKWVPLQIDMKPEVPREKLASRPTRPQEPRHTPAIRGEMKGSEPATYMPISVAPATPAWQPEQPKRSLLAAWHDQDETSSVKSDGAGGARASFRGRGRGRGRGRGRGRGGTRTHFDYQFGYRKFDGTEGPRTHKYMNNITYYFDNVSSNEIYSMDQELLKDYIKRQIEYYFSVDNLERDFFLRRKMDADGFLPITLIASFHHVQALTTDISLIFAALKDSKVVEMVEEKVRRREEPEKWPLLGPPIVDYSQTDFSQLLNCPEFVPRQHYQKETESAPGSPRAVTPVPTKTEEVSNLKTLPKGLSASLPDLDSESWIEVKKRPRPSPARPKKPEEPRFSHPTALPQQLPSQQLMSKDQDEQEELDFLFDEEMEQMDGXKNTFTAWSEEDSDYEIDDRDVNKILIVTQTPPYMRRHPGGDRTGNYTSRAKMSAELAKVINDGLFYYKQDLWTEKFEPEYSQIKQEVENFKKVNMISREQFDTLTPEPPVDPNQEVPSGPPWFQQVPTDALANKLFGGPEPSTIARSLPTTVPESPNYRNARTPRTPRTPQLKDSSQTPQFYPVVKEGWTLDAKMPRKRKTRHSLNPPLESHVGWVMDSREHRPXDSSISSSPSEGTPAVGSYGCTPQSLPKFQHPSHELLKENGFTQHVYHKYRRRCLNERKRLGIGQSQEMNTLFRFWSFFLRDHFNXKMYEEFKQLALEDAKEGYCRYGLECLFRYYSYGLEKKFRLDIFKDFQEETVKDYEAGQLYGLEKFWAFLKYSKGKNLDTDPKLQEYLGKFRRLEDFRVDPPMGEEGNHKRHPVVAGGSGEGRKQCPSQSSSRLATGISQPPTTPTGQATREDAKWTSQHSDTLTLGK, translated from the exons atgaaggagcaagagaaaggagaTGGAAGTGATAGTAAGGAGAGCCCAAAAACCAAGTCGGATGAATCGGGGGAGGAAAAGAATGGGGATGAGGACTGCCAGTGAGGCGggcagaagaagaaagggagcaaACACAAGTGGGTTCCATTGCAAATAGACATGAAGCCTGAAGTACCCAGAGAGAAATTGGCCTCCCGTCCCACTCGCCCACAGGAGCCAAGACATACACCTGCTATCCGTGGGGAGATGAAAGGATCTGAACCTGCCACCTACATGCCTATATCTGTGGCCCCAGCCACCCCAGCCTGGCAACCAGAGCAACCAAAGCGGAGCCTGCTTGCTGCTTGGCACGACCAGGATGAGACATCGAGTGTGAAGAGTGATGGGGCTGGTGGGGCGCGGGCTTCCTTCCGTGGCCGTGGACGGGGGCGTGGTCGTGGACGGGGCCGTGGACGGGGTGGCACTCGGACCCACTTTGACTACCAGTTTGGCTACCGAAAGTTTGATGGTACAGAGGGGCCCCGCACCCACAAGTATATGAACAACATCACTTACTACTTTGACAATGTCAGCAGCAATGAGATTTACAGTATGGACCAGGAGCTGCTCAAGGATTATATCAAGCGCCAGATTGAATATTACTTCAGCGTGGACAATTTAGAGCGAGACTTCTTCCTGAGACGGAAAATGGATGCTGATGGCTTCCTTCCCATCACCCTTATTGCTTCCTTTCACCATGTACAGGCCCTAACCACTGACATTTCACTCATCTTTGCGGCTCTAAAGGACAGCAAGGTGGTAGAGATGGTTGAGGAGAAAGTCCGCAGGAGGGAAGAACCTGAAAAGTGGCCACTGCTTGGACCCCCGATAGTGGATTATTCACAAACTGATTTTTCTCAGCTTCTCAACTGCCCAGAGTTTGTTCCCCGACAGCACTaccagaaagagacagagtcgGCACCTGGCTCTCCCCGTGCAGTCACCCCAGTGCCAACAAAAACAGAGGAGGTCAGCAACCTGAAGACCCTTCCCAAGGGCTTGTCTGCCAGCCTCCCAGATCTGGATTCTGAGAGCTGGATTGAAGTGAAGAAAAGGCCTCGGCCCTCACCAGCACGCCCCAAGAAGCCAGAGGAGCCCAGGTTCTCCCACCCAACTGCTCTGCCTCAGCAGCTTCCCTCCCAGCAGCTGATGTCTAAGGATCAGGATGAGCAAGAAGAACTAGACTTTCTGTTTGACGAGGAGATGGAGCAGATGGATGGGNGGAAGAATACCTTCACTGCCTGGTCTGAAGAGGACTCTGACTATGAAATTGATGACCGGGATGTCAATAAGATCCTCATCGTCACTCAAACACCACCTTACATGCGTCGCCACCCTGGAGGAGACCGTACAGGCAACTACACTTCTCGTGCCAAGATGAGTGCTGAACTGGCCAAGGTCATTAATGATGGACTCTTCTACTATAAACAAGACCTATGGACTGAGAAGTTTGAGCCTGAGTATTCACAGATCAAGCAAGAAGTGGAGAACTTCAAGAAAGTGAATATGATTAGTCGGGAACAGTTTGACACTCTGACCCCTGAGCCCCCTGTGGATCCTAACCAGGAGGTTCCTTCTGGGCCACCTTGGTTCCAGCAAGTTCCTACTGATGCCCTGGCCAACAAGCTGTTTGGTGGTCCCGAGCCATCTACCATTGCCCGTTCTCTACCAACCACTGTCCCA GAGTCTCCAAACTACCGAAATGCCAGGACTCCCCGCACACCCCGGACCCCCCAGCTCAAAGACTCTAGTCAGACACCACAGTTTTACCCCGTGGTGAAAGAAGGATGGACCCTAGATGCCAAGATGCCtcgaaaaagaaagacaaggcaCAGCTTGAATCCCCCCTTGGAAAGTCATGTGGGCTGGGTGATGGATTCTCGGGAGCACAGGC AGGACTCTTCTATTAGCTCCAGTCCTTCAGAGGGAACACCTGCAGTCGGCAGCTATGGCTGTACCCCTCAGTCACTGCCCAAGTTCCAGCATCCTTCCCATGAGCTGCTCAAGGAAAATGGCTTCACACAACACGTCTACCACAAGTATCGGAGGCGCTGCCTTAATGAGCGGAAGCGCTTGGGCATTGGCCAGTCTCAGGAGATGAACACCCTCTTCCGCTTTTGGTCCTTCTTCCTCCGAGATCACTTCAA AAAGATGTATGAAGAGTTCAAGCAGCTCGCACTGGAGGATGCCAAAGAAGGCTAC TGTAGGTACGGTTTGGAGTGCCTTTTTCGATACTACAGTTATGGTCTAGAGAAAAAGTTCCGGCTGGACATATTCAAGGATTTCCAGGAGGAGACAGTGAAGGACTATGAGGCTGGCCAGCTCTATGGATTGGAGAAGTTCTGGGCCTTCTTGAAATACTCCAAAGGCAAAAATTTGGACACTGACCCCAAACTGCAAGAATACCTCGGCAAATTCCGCCGCTTAGAAGACTTCCGAGTGGACCCCCCCATGGGCGAGGAAGGCAACCACAAGCGACACCCAGTAGTAGCAGGAGGCAGCGGAGAGGGCAGGAAGCAGTGCCCTTCCCAGTCTTCCAGCAGGCTTGCCACTGGGATCAGCCAGCCCCCTACGACACCTACTGGCCAGGCCACTCGAGAAGATGCCAAATGGACAAGCCAGCACTCGGACACACTGACTTTGGGAAAGTGA